In Calliopsis andreniformis isolate RMS-2024a chromosome 9, iyCalAndr_principal, whole genome shotgun sequence, the genomic window ctcacgcgcctttctggtgggACAGAGGAGTGAGCTCACGGATATTCCACACCGCGACAAGTGCGTCCGCGCGCACGGGGAACTGCCGCGGTGAGGGAAcccaccagaaaggcgcgtgaggggctgaggaccctgagccgcctgttgaaattaattctaccataagTAGTACAATTAGCTAGTACTAcagtaaataatatttattcataacaataattatttgtatttatataatttatgtCATAAATATATAATGCAAATACATACAATTAAACATTAAATTTTTTTTCTCACTTATAACAACATtcacataaaatacatcatacacATACGTAGGGGAGTGCTTtggaaaattaaataaatcgtATACGCATTCTTTCCACTCTATATAATACTCTTTGTTCTACACCTCTTATTTTGACCCATGTGAAGTAGTTCACACTAGTAAccaattttaataaaacataGGTCAAAAAATTGCCCATAATTGCTCATCAATTACTTTTAATGGCTCActtttagagatttgaagctcacttttagtttttgagatattttcaaaaaacttTTTTGGGCATCTATGGACTTTTATGGGTTGGCTACACTGTAATGAGATACAGAACAATTTTTGGACGGTTGTAAAATTGTAAACTTGTATTTATTGCCAACTTAACGTAGTTGTAGTAACATGATTATTTTTTCGAAAGTTTTTGAAAACTACAAGtgagcaattaaaagtaattacagAGCAGTAAGGAGCAATTACAGAATAATTGTTTAAGATATTGCGCAATATGGTAGAGCAAGTTTTGAGTTTTTatgtatactgcgttcactgggagaacgcagttgccggttgacgagttttcgtaccctttgcgcagttcacgcctacgctcattagttattggctctgtcactcccgagcacatccctacccatgaaccccttgttgggcccttggaggtcctaccatttctaaagaaagtcacttcttcaagtgttagcgcataaacggtgtgaaagaaattttgagcaagcaaacgatattcttttagattttagttttctccgaaagtattaatgcggctctgttagcaaataaaaatcttgagtatcgtctctgtcgaccgaaaacgtactggtactagtcagaattcttactacGTTGCAacaccataaacgaccctacatttcccgtgtcataaactacctggtcgcatcgaacattttgtaggaaacccaggaaacagttctaccgttgctgtttctttataatcaaatatgctgtggattcttatacattgatatctcaataaatattgtttcttaatagatagaaacatttgtttcatttggacactaggtatacagagtagaaagaagcaaggcgtgacctttcaggctcttgaatccttcaccaatctcagtggcaAAGTCAGTCAGgacaatggaagccatctgcgtgaaacgactgcgttctctcagtgaacgcagtatacatATGAACGCATGATCTGTAATAAAGTTACTGGGGATCTGCGCGTGCGCGCCTGGAAGTTACTAGATTTCTACAGTTCTGACTGTTGAGGCTTTCGGGTGTAAACCTTGTCCTTCTAGAATTATATTCCCAATTGTCTCTCGACCCCCTGATGAAGCTAGTTGCAATGCTGGCGAAACATTGGGAATTGGAAATATAATTCTAGAAGGACACGGCTTACACCCGAAAGCCTCAACAGTCAGAACTGTATGATGCCGGGCCGTGAAAGACAAATTTCTTACTTGATTTCTGTTTCAAACTTttgtttttaaaatttgttgTTTATTGACCTAATTGTtgcttattaagggttgagcaatTAATTCTAAGCAAGGAGCAAATTTTTGGTAGCCTCGGTAAATCgttttgtacattattttaaaaGTTTTGTGATATCCATTGTCCGTTGCTAATTCATAAAAGCTTTTAGATTCCCCCaaaaaatttttgtaaatatatcgaaaactaaaagtaagcaattaaaagtaattaatgAGCAATTGTGAACAATTACAGAGCAATTTTTTTACCTATGGTTTATTAAAATTGGTAGTAACCATTTTAGCTCACCAATTCATTAGCTCACCACCATGAGCTAACTTCACACGGATCTATATTCCTATGCATGGTAATACCCGTCTTATAAGCGAACAACGAGATAGGAAATATCAGTGAATATGCGAACAAACGACAGAAGAGTTTAGAGTAAATGTCGGGTGTATATTCCTGTTATTAGTTATTATCGGTTCTTATCTTCAATAAATTCTTGTACAATTTGTTACAGGTATCGTATACAATACGTGTATAagttaaaataagaaataaagtttaatttaaataaattttgaatatatcgaacaatgttacataatattcaataacatgTAAAAGATTGAAACTTAAATTATTGAATACTTAACCCTCTATGGGCcaaatttttgttttaaatatagaCAGTTTGCTCAGCCTTTGTTTtggtatttctttattttattccTAGTAACCGTCATGTATATTGGTATTGGTTGTCTCggagaaattatagaatttttccgAAATTCTCATGAAaaaaaactaaaattatttgataaaatGTTGATATGTTAACATGTGACCTGAAAGTTACACGAACCACGGGCCCATGGAGGGTTAATTGAATACTTGATTAAATACTTAAATACGTTAAATTGAACTATAGACTGTAATGATATCTAACAGAAGTTGATAAGCGAATTTTTCAGTacaaaaaaatgtttatattcatatatttatatttatttgtttGTATTGATTAAATGTTGTTTCATGTTGTAGTAAACTGTTATAAAAATGGAATCATTAATACGACCTCCAGAACCTTTATCTGGAGTTGGAAATATGAGTCAAAATTGGCAGAAGTGGAAAAAAGATTTTCGCATATTTATGAAAGTCAGTAATAATTTAAAACAGTCAAAAGCTTATCTTTTAAGAAGTCATATAGGCAAAGTAGGTTTAGATGCTATAGAAAGAGTTATTCCTGAGGATTCAAAAGAAAAAGATGATGTAAACATATTGATAACAAAACTTGATGCATATTTTGATCCTCCTAAAAATGAAACTGTAGAACGATATAATTTTTTTACTAGATCCAAGAAAAAGGGTGAATCTATTGAAAGCTATATTAATGATCTGAAAGTAagtgatttttaattatttttatatatatttcatttattactaaaatatattttgttttagCAAAAGGCAATAACTTGTAACTTTGGACATATAACTAATAGTTTAATTAGAGATAGAGTAATTGCTGATATAAAAGATAGAAATCTTAGAAAGAAGCTTTTTGAAGTAGAAAATCTTGACATAtccaaattaatattaatttaccaTGACCATATAGTGGACATACAAcacaaaaaacaaataattaaaaataataccaCTCCTGTTAACACAAAAGTTTTTGATAATGCACATCATACAAATCTTACTAATAatgttaatactaataataatgttaatccTACAAATATACTAGAAAAAAATCAGAAGTCAAGCAATACAGCAAATAAAAAACAGTGTTGGAGATGTCACCAAAAACATGCTATTAGATCGTGTCCTGCTTGGGGGCATAAATGTCAAAAATGTGGTGATCGTAATCATTTTACCAATTGCTGTCAAAAGATTACTACAAACACTCTAAGGGATGAAATGAATAAGTTTGAAGTATATCTTTTGCGTTTTCATATGTTAAGTAATATTTCTActtttaaatttcattaatattattattgtctTCATTAATTTCAGATGAAAACAAATACATCTAATTTTAATGTGGATTTCCAAGAAAATAATAGACAAGTAAGATAACAATGAAGAAAAAGTATATTGATTTAGTTTATAAATATATGTAAACATTTTCTTCTGTTTTATAATTAGATTAATTTCGTGCCAAATTATGGTGTGGAACAACATGGTGGACCTTCATACACTGGACATTCATATGTGGGTACAACATATTTTTTAGTTAAATTTGTGACAAATAAAAGAAGTATTATTAGATATCTTGTTTACAGTATCCTACTGCTCCACAGTTTTCAGAAGTAGAAAATATATTATATCCAGATCTAAATTACTTGAAAACTTCTGAAAAAGTTCAGGTATGACAAGCAATTCTTTTTTGTAATTAATACAACATTATCTCTAATATTTTCTTATAGACCTTGAACTCTTGGTCATGGATGAAGCAAAATTCAAAAGTAAGTGACAACATTCAGAAAAGTGGAACATCAAATGTAAGTTAGATTTCTGTATTATTGtctaataatattttaattgtatggttaaaataatgaaattgttTATTTTCCAAATAATCAGCCAATGGATACTGTAAAAAGAGAAAACAAAGAAACTCTGCAACCAAAAACAGGTAGTGCAACTATCAGTGCTACTACACCTACTAACACTggacataatataaataaacaagatTCATGTAAAATATCATAGAATAATATACAATGTTACATAAAAGCTTGTAAAGTATAAATACGTtaagttttaatatttgaaattaaaaaaaaaagattaatTAAGATATTGATAATAATAAATGAACAATACTTCTATAGAAATAATTATGTATTATGCACAACAGTAATCAAATATTAATTTGGAATATAACATTATTAAAATGGTTTCTGAATAAATGACAATTAACACAATCATTCAAAGAAAACTAAAATGGCACATTAACTGTATATTACCAATCTTCCTAATAGTAAATTTTAAGATATGAAACTAGAAATACATATTTACGTTTGTGTACAATTATGATTTCTTACTAGAAATTAACGAAAACAAAAAACGCAtagattatatatatttttatcttaAGTAGATAATACGTTTGATAACACTCCTTAGACGTACACATACAATTTGCtaacaaattaaataaataaagcacTAATCTCTTTGGTATAAGACTCAcataataattgtgatagaacatattttaaaatatttcataatcAAAAGTACAATTGTTTTTGTACTACATAAAATTATTACATATTCAATACATAAAAGATATTGGTTTTACTAAATGATATAGTGCtttattacaaatttattaCAATTTCGTAAAATCTCGCAGAAATGACGACTTTGTTCATAAAAATGTCATAGTATTATACgacaatataataaataaacatataatttttatacaattaaTGTATCAGTTATGTATTGTATGCTAAATTAATAATTCACTGCTTGTCACGTCATAAAACTATAATATAAAATGATATATCTATcgttttaaataatataaaattcatAAGACTTCAAATGTTTTGTCAGTAAGTGATTTATAAAATATGAGTTCACAATCTTGCTCTATTACATCATAATAAATCAGTAATGCTTAAGTCGTAATAATGTAAACGCGCAATATTAACTTTTGTAAATCGAAAGAAGAAACATCTGATATAAAATCGAGTATTTATAACAAACTGATGCTTTTAGTTTAAAAATAGTATTTTGCACGTTTATTTTAATAGTAAAATGGTACAAAAGATCAGCAACAGTAATAGTGAAATTTCTTCAAAAATGGGTTACTGACAGAAAAATTGGTATAGACATCCAAtataaaaatgtacaaaaatacgcagtaaaaattgtaatatttgctTCTTATTAGCATATTATGCATACTTTATACCTATATTTTGTAACAAATAGTCTTGTAGCTGAAAGACCAATGTAAATGATATGAGCTATGAATACGCGGTGCATAtatgtattaatatttataaatatattgaAATTTCAGTCCCATGCTTTATAAATGTGTTTATAACATttcgaatataaaatttatgatATAAATGTTCTTACACATGAAGTTATTATACTTCTATCACCAGTTGATCagtaatttatataatttattatataatttgTTCAGAAGCTTTTTGATACTGGATGGAATGAAGGGAACGTGTACGACATATATCCCAATGTTAATTTGCCACCCCTCccctatatatatatgtatatatatatattgtaatataatataatataaaataacttttataaaataatttcataattataatttatgtaatataatataatataaaataacttttatgaaataattttgtattatattatattataaaatatgtacatatatataaaaGCACATTATACATGCCTATGAAGATGCATTAAGATCATATTATAATATACGATCTTTGTtataattaacccttttataagAGATAAGGGTACAGGAAAAGATATAAATGGTAACCTTTTATCTTTGTATCGCGAAGTTCATACAAATATGTTATTACGCATAACCATCAGTATACTGGCAAGTTGAACGAATATGAAATAATCTGTGTCAAGTTACGGACGGATCTTGACTAAAATTATCTATATCGCCAGAAGAAAGAATAACTTTGTTCAAATTATATGGCGGTCTTTTTGGTTTTGGTGGTGGTGTAGGTGGCTTCGTCTGTACTTCAAGATCATCTGTAGGAGTTGGAAGTTTATTTTTTGACCATTGCCCTAGAGGTCGATTCAAGCTGCCTGTTCCACAATGGATAACAGGTAATTCCTCTGGAAGATTGCAATAATCAGCCTCACGTGTTTTTATAGGCAAAGGTGGTGGTGGATCATCTTCAGATGCTGTACTGTCTGTTGTACCAATACTATCCCTATTCCCTTTTCCTAAACTACCCGAATCAGCTCCATTATTTATATTCCTCAAGTAATGTTGAGATTGCCCAGATAAACGATTGCTTATTCTTCTTTCCTTTTCAACTTCTGATCTTAATGGACGTTTTGGTGTTAACTACATAAAAAGTTTCTTTTACACTTTGCTGTTTTCTACAAAACCATGCATTAAAACAAGAACTATACAAGGTGTAAATAATATACGTGGTAATATTTTAAAGATTGGTAGAAGAATACAAAATGTTCTATGACATGACTCATTTCCTACAAATACCTCGTCAACTATAAAAGTTAAACCGCAAGAGACAACAAAATGTAATTTCTGCATTTCAATGTATTTACAAGATTACAAGATTCTGTAATTGTTAGTTTAAATTAGAATATAGAtattttaaggcattattattgcaaaatggaggCAACTTGGACATTATGTCAGAAGACATTTTGTGCTCCATTTGAGCTTACTTATCAACCTTTAAAATATTACCACATATATTGTTTACACACTGTATATTCGAAATTACCTCCTGCCGAAGTTCGAATATCGGTGTGGGGAAGCTAGACATCACTGGGGTAATGGGAGTAGACGTTGTTTGTAGCATTTCTGTTGTAGTGTACCATTGACTCGTAGGTTGGTCATTTTTTGTAGAAGCAGCTGAATCACTTTTCCGTGAACTTCTTCGTTTTGAATCTTTCTTTTTGTTTGTTCCTGGACTTGGATTCCCTAATGCCTTTTGTAGGGAAGCCGTTGACAAAATATGAGAACGTATCGATGCGTTCCTGTGTAGCAGTAAGTTTAATTCAGAAtaagaaaattttaataattaataatagtgaCAACAATACTAATAACTTACTATTTACCTAATTGGTAAAATAGCCAGTTGTAAGCAAAGATGTTTCAGTCaggaacaaacataataacataACAGACAATAGAAAAATATCATGCAAATAGAGAATGAAATTGATGAAAAGGAAATTAAAAGTAATATGTACAAATATGAATTTTATAACATAGGTACATATGTGGCTTTTGACATACTTTAACGGTTTTTCAGTTTTAGTATTTCATATTTATAGAAGATGTTATCATAGCTAACAAGTAATGCCACAAAAGAAATAAGCTGAGATGAAAAAACAAATGAATGAAACATAATTGATATTATTCACCACaatatgtataaaaaattaaagaaaatgcaaaacaactatttgtacatgtatatacatgtatatacatatacaaaaaATGCTAGGTGCGAAGAAAAGATAATAGAATATTGTGTTTATCAGGTCCAACTGCAATATTCCTGAAATCATATATACATTGTTCTAGTAATGTTCTCATTTAGAAAATGAGAAgcggaaaatataaaattaaaaacacgGTTTTAAATTgtgaattaaatatatattatatttgataCATATATACGTGTGtatgtgcgtgcgtgcgtgcgcgtGTGTGTGTATTTGTACTTAACTGTTTTTTAGACTGATGGAAGTGGG contains:
- the LOC143183573 gene encoding uncharacterized protein LOC143183573 isoform X1; amino-acid sequence: MESLIRPPEPLSGVGNMSQNWQKWKKDFRIFMKVSNNLKQSKAYLLRSHIGKVGLDAIERVIPEDSKEKDDVNILITKLDAYFDPPKNETVERYNFFTRSKKKGESIESYINDLKQKAITCNFGHITNSLIRDRVIADIKDRNLRKKLFEVENLDISKLILIYHDHIVDIQHKKQIIKNNTTPVNTKVFDNAHHTNLTNNVNTNNNVNPTNILEKNQKSSNTANKKQCWRCHQKHAIRSCPAWGHKCQKCGDRNHFTNCCQKITTNTLRDEMNKFEMKTNTSNFNVDFQENNRQINFVPNYGVEQHGGPSYTGHSYYPTAPQFSEVENILYPDLNYLKTSEKVQTLNSWSWMKQNSKVSDNIQKSGTSNPMDTVKRENKETLQPKTGSATISATTPTNTGHNINKQDSCKIS
- the LOC143183573 gene encoding uncharacterized protein LOC143183573 isoform X2, translated to MESLIRPPEPLSGVGNMSQNWQKWKKDFRIFMKVSNNLKQSKAYLLRSHIGKVGLDAIERVIPEDSKEKDDVNILITKLDAYFDPPKNETVERYNFFTRSKKKGESIESYINDLKQKAITCNFGHITNSLIRDRVIADIKDRNLRKKLFEVENLDISKLILIYHDHIVDIQHKKQIIKNNTTPVNTKVFDNAHHTNLTNNVNTNNNVNPTNILEKNQKSSNTANKKQCWRCHQKHAIRSCPAWGHKCQKCGDRNHFTNCCQKITTNTLRDEMNKFEMKTNTSNFNVDFQENNRQINFVPNYGVEQHGGPSYTGHSYTLNSWSWMKQNSKVSDNIQKSGTSNPMDTVKRENKETLQPKTGSATISATTPTNTGHNINKQDSCKIS